A region from the Linepithema humile isolate Giens D197 chromosome 1, Lhum_UNIL_v1.0, whole genome shotgun sequence genome encodes:
- the LOC105675828 gene encoding microsomal glutathione S-transferase 1, whose translation MAEINPELLQAFGFWGSILVLKVLAMSPLTARQRFAKKTFANEEDVPFASKAKVSFNDPDVERVRRAHLNDLENIVPWFIITYLWLTTGPSAWLAKILIRTFVLSRISHTISYVVLSQQPMRVIAFFVGFLITGYQTLNTLLYYL comes from the exons atgGCTGAAATAAATCCAGAACTGCTTCAGGCGTTCGGTTTTTGGGGCAGCATATTAGTTTTAAAAGTACTAGCGATGTCACCTTTAACTGCACGACAGCGGTTCGCAAAGAAA ACATTCGCCAATGAAGAAGATGTTCCGTTTGCATCTAAAGCCAAAGTCTCATTTAATGATCCAGACGTAGAGCGTGTACGAAGAGCACATTTGAATGATTTGGAGAATATTGTACCATGGTTCATAATCACATATCTCTGGTTGACCACGGGACCATCAGCATGGCTGGCTAAAATTTTGATACGCACTTTTGTACTTTCTCGAATAAGTCATACAATTTCATATGTGGTTTTGTCACAGCAACCTATGAGAGTGATCGCTTTCTTTGTGGGATTCCTTATTACTGGTTATCAAACTCTTAATACATTgttgtattatttgtaa
- the LOC105675856 gene encoding general odorant-binding protein 69a — protein MHVSVILGAVLLQAIYVSAGPPDWVPPEMLEMVQGDKQRCMAEHGTSQALIDEVNDGKLTNDRSITCYMNCLLDAFSLVDEEGNLEAEMLISVIPEEFQEIGNKILNKCAVQDGADACEKIYNVAKCVQGTVPELWFMV, from the exons ATGCACGTGTCGGTGATACTCGGCGCAGTATTGCTACAGGCGATTTACGTGTCCGCCGGG CCACCTGACTGGGTGCCCCCGGAAATGTTGGAGATGGTTCAAGGTGACAAGCAACGGTGCATGGCCGAGCACGGAACGTCCCAAG CCCTTATCGATGAAGTTAACGATGGGAAACTCACGAATGACCGTAGTATAACATGCTACATGAATTGCCTCCTCGATGCGTTCAGTTTg GTCGATGAAGAGGGCAATTTGGAAGCTGAAATGCTGATAAGTGTTATACCAGAGGAGTTTCAAGAAATTggcaataagattttaaacaAATGCGCTGTGCAAG ACGGTGCGGATGCatgcgaaaaaatatacaatgtgGCGAAATGTGTCCAAGGTACAGTACCAGAA CTATGGTTCATGGTTTAA